A region of Maridesulfovibrio sp. DNA encodes the following proteins:
- the ispE gene encoding 4-(cytidine 5'-diphospho)-2-C-methyl-D-erythritol kinase — MNKITLITPAKVNLYLKIVGKREDGYHELDTLFHPFPALADTLEITETGEGCTIHCEQFDLPAEDNLIYKAWDKYAEATGFRPGLHIELTKRIPTGAGLGGGSSDAASMLRFLNKHPDSPGLEQDKINTLAAGLGADVPFFLLDGPAWAKGIGEILSPCEVDLSGLTALLACPDVHVNTVWAYKAWSSRDKSTNLKKSSGFNLTTPASGNNRTASKTRVTLFNDFEEVVLPKFPKIRETKEYLLKNGACGAVMSGSGASVISFFNEREAAEKTASGLKAINIDSVLHTFS, encoded by the coding sequence ATGAACAAAATTACTCTAATCACCCCGGCAAAAGTCAATCTTTACCTGAAAATTGTAGGTAAAAGGGAAGACGGATACCACGAACTGGACACTCTATTCCATCCCTTCCCCGCATTGGCCGACACTCTTGAGATTACAGAAACCGGGGAAGGTTGCACCATACACTGTGAACAATTCGACCTTCCGGCGGAAGACAATCTTATATACAAAGCCTGGGACAAATACGCCGAAGCTACCGGATTCAGGCCCGGACTGCATATTGAGCTGACCAAGCGCATCCCCACCGGGGCAGGACTTGGCGGGGGCAGTTCCGATGCTGCCTCCATGCTCCGTTTTTTGAATAAACACCCGGATAGCCCCGGTCTGGAACAGGACAAAATCAACACCCTTGCGGCAGGCCTCGGAGCAGACGTACCCTTCTTTCTGCTGGACGGCCCGGCATGGGCCAAAGGAATTGGTGAAATTTTATCGCCCTGTGAGGTTGACCTTTCCGGCCTGACTGCGTTATTAGCCTGCCCGGATGTGCACGTAAATACCGTCTGGGCTTACAAGGCATGGTCCAGCCGAGATAAATCCACAAACTTGAAAAAAAGTAGCGGGTTTAACTTGACAACACCAGCCAGCGGTAATAATAGAACGGCCTCCAAAACGAGGGTAACTTTATTCAATGACTTTGAAGAAGTTGTCCTTCCCAAGTTTCCCAAAATCAGGGAGACAAAGGAATATCTGCTGAAAAACGGAGCCTGCGGAGCTGTCATGAGCGGAAGCGGGGCAAGCGTAATCTCTTTCTTCAACGAAAGGGAAGCTGCTGAAAAAACCGCCTCAGGTTTGAAAGCGATTAACATCGACTCTGTTCTTCACACATTTTCATAA